The genomic DNA CGGTCGAGCCGGGAGGGCGTTCGCCCTGGGTCAAGGACCTTTCGACCCGGAAGATCTGAATCGGAATCCGGAACGGCGGGCTGCGTCGCCCCCCGGCCAAATGATCAGATTTCTACGCTTCTGAGTGAGCGTCTACAGGCCGGCCACTAGCCACCATCGCTAGAGCGGCCCAGGCCCCTGGAAACGGGTGCCTCGCGCCATCCCTGGCATGGATGCGAACGCACTCGGCCAATGCAGCCCTGAAGCCGCATCCCCCTGGGGATCGACTGAAATTCGAATTCTCCGGCCGCGGTGACACAAAGCCCGTTCCCGAACCACGCATTGATACCGATTTTCACCCCGCGGTTGCGCGGCTGGAGGGTTCAATGCGGATGATGATGAAGTTGGGCGGAGTGTCGTTGGCTGCTGTACTGCTGCTGGCGGGCAGTGCTCAGGCCTTGAGTATCGATGTGCACAGCGCGAGGCGAGCGAGCGTGACCCAGGTCGACGAGAACACCATCGTGTTCAGAGCGAGGCAGAGGCGAGGCCGGGCGGCGTTCTCTGTTTCAGTGGCGGGCGCGAGCGGTCTCGCATCGATCGGTTCCGCAACCGAAACCGACGTCAGTGTCCTGATCGTCAAGCGAAATGGCCGACGGAAGCGGTTCAGCGGTACGCTGATCGGCAACGATCACGAGTTCAGGTTTCGCGGCGGCAATCGCCGGGTCGTCATGACCTTCGCAACGCCGATCAACGTTCCCGAGCCTGGCACCCTGGCTTTGCTGGGCACGGGCCTCGTCGGCCTGGCCGCTGCGGGGACCCAGCAGCGAAGACGTTCCTGACTGCAGACCTCTGAGTGAAAAGCGGGGTGGAGCCCGGAGCTTCCGCCCCGCTTCTCGCGTTTGTTCCGCACCGCCAAGGTAGAAGTGGCCACGCATTCGCAGGCGGTCGGGCCACCCCCCGGCGGCGATCTTTGCGATGAGCCCGAGCCCGACGTGTTGGCTCCGCTCTTCGGTCCTGTCGACACCGCTCGTTGCGGTAGCCGGAGCGCTGGCGATCTCGCGCTTGTGGCACAGCCCAGGGCTCGGCGGGTATGGTTGGGCGATCGATGTCCGATGAGAACCTCTCTCGACGCGGCCACTACGTGGCGCGGCGTCAGATCCTGGAGCCGGGCGAGGCCACGACCTGGCATACCGACCCTTGCCACCGCTTCTCCGTCGTCATGCGAGGCAGCAAGTTGGCCATCGAGTACTAGCAGGCTGCGGAAAAACCCCGTGCGGGTCCGTCAATCGGTTGGTACACGCATGATCAGGGGGTGAGAGATGCGCGGAACCGATCACGACCAGTCTGCGATGTTCAGCTACGTGTCGCCAGAAGCGCGAATTCC from bacterium includes the following:
- a CDS encoding PEP-CTERM sorting domain-containing protein, which gives rise to MRTHSANAALKPHPPGDRLKFEFSGRGDTKPVPEPRIDTDFHPAVARLEGSMRMMMKLGGVSLAAVLLLAGSAQALSIDVHSARRASVTQVDENTIVFRARQRRGRAAFSVSVAGASGLASIGSATETDVSVLIVKRNGRRKRFSGTLIGNDHEFRFRGGNRRVVMTFATPINVPEPGTLALLGTGLVGLAAAGTQQRRRS